The Salegentibacter sp. Hel_I_6 region CATCTTCAAAAGTTTTGAACCCGGTGAAATCATCATTTAATTTTGCTACGTTACAGTGTTGCCAACCCCCGTAGAACATATAATATTCTCCATCGTCTTCAAAAACAAATTGGTCTATTGGCTGGGCGCCGTTATGGAATTTTCCAATTAAAGGTTTCCCTAAATGATCTTTGTAGGGCCCTTCTGGACTGGAAGCTTTAGCTACACCAATACCTCCAAGCTCTTCATCACTTTGAATATCGTTAGCACCAAAAAAGAGGAAATAATCTTTCTCCTTTTTAATAATAGCAGGAGCCCACATAGCCCGGTTAGCCCACTTCACTTCAGCAGTATCAATTATTCTTTCGTGCTTCTCCCAGTTCACGAGGTCTTTTGAAGAAAAAGCATCAAGAAATACCTGTTCCTCGTAAGGGGCAGAATAAGTAGGGAAAATCCAGTATTTATCATCAAAAACGATTCCTTCAGGATCGGCATACCAACCTGGAAAGACGGGGTTGTTGTTTTGAACAATTTCTTCTTCTGTTTTCTCTTCTTTTTCTTTATTATCTTCTGCATTCATTTTGCAACTTGTAACGGCAATCGCTGCAAACATTAATAATAAAAGGTTTCTATAAGAATTTTTCATCTTTAACATTTTAATTTAAACTTCGTATTTGCTCCAATCCATTACCTCATTTCGGGTGACAGGATTCATTGCTACTTTTAATAAATCTTCATCGTATTTCATTCCATGTTTCTCAAGCACATGCGCTGGTACACCGTCCCAAACATTGGGAGTATTCCCGCGATAATCGAGATATTTAAATCCGGGGTCACTTGTAAAGTAGCCAGTAACTACCAGGTTTCTGATATTCCTAAAAAATACAGGACCTGGAGAATTTTCTTCAAAAGCTCTGGGGTAAGCCATGTTATCTATAATTTCCATTTGATTTTCTTTTGAAATCTCATTGAAAGCTGCTTCAAAACGTTTATTGCTTTCCCTATTAATCCACATTAAACCACCACGCATGGGGAGTTGATGCTCGGGAATGTCTTTTACAATAAACTCGATGAATTCCGGTACGCCTGCTTCAGTAGCGGAAACCGATTCTTCATCTTCAGGAATAATAATATCTGATAATATAGAAATAGTAGCCATCTCTTCTTCAGAGAAAAATGTCTCAGAATATAAATCTTCATCTCTTTCCTCTTCCGCCGGAGTTCTTCCGTACCCCTCTCTTTCTTCAATTATATCTCCTGCAGCAATAGGTGATTTTTTATCGGTCACACAACTGCTAAGGAACAAGCTAGAGCCTACGCCTCCCAGAACCAGTGCTTTTAGTGATTCCCTTCTATCCATAATTATAAATTTTATACATTCCCTTTTTTAAGCTGTTCGGTCAAATAATCAGTAGCACGCCAGGCCAGTGCCAGGATCGTCCAGGTTGGATTCTTATCTGCCTGGGATACGAATGGCCCGCCATCCATAACAAATAAATTAGGTACATCGTGCGCCTGGTTAAACTCATTTACCACAGAACTTTTAGGATCTTTACCCATCCTTGTGGTTCCCACTTCGTGGATAATCTTTCCAGGATTTTCTAGTCCGTAATTTTTTTCTTTTCCAGGCTTGTCCCCTAATGGAACTGCGCCCATATTATGCATCACCTCTTCAAAAGTATCTTGCATATGCCTGGCTTGTTTTACTTCTTCATCAGACCAGCTGTAATTGAATTTTAGCACCGGGATTCCATACTTATCTACTGTATTTGAATCAATTTCGCAATAATTTTCTTTTCGTGGAATACTTTCTCCACGTCCGGCCATTCCAAAGGTAGCTCCATAGAATTTTTTTACATCTTTTTTGAGGCCCGTGCCATAAGCATTTCGTGAAGTATCACCGGTAATTTCTTTTAAGGCCTGGGTATTAAACCCAAATCCATAAGCAGGCATACTCATTCCGCCCCAATATTCAATATGATATCCACGAGTAAAACCAAGGTCTTTACTATCGTTTAGCCACCATGGTGTATAAAGGTGCATTCCGCCTACGCCGTCTTCATTATAACGTTCTCTATCTACCAGTTGGGGAATAAATCCCATCCTGGAAGATCCCGTTGAATCGTGAAGGTACTTCCCTACCACTCCGCTGGAATTTGCCAGTCCGTTAGGGTGCTGTGCCGATTTTGAATTAAGTAAAATACGTGCCGAACTACAGGCGCTAGCGGCTAAGATTACTACTTTTGCTTTGATTTCGTAATCTCTTAGATCGTCTTTATCTATATAAGAAACCCCGGTAGCTTCCCCTTCCCCATTGGTTAAGACTTCTCTAACCATGGCATTTACATAGAGGTCTACATTACCAGTTTTTACAGCTGGTTTCACTAAAACAGATGAAGAAGAAAAATCGGCATAAGCCATACAGGAACGGGAACACTGGTTACAAAAAAAGCATGCGCCACGCTCCTTATTCACCGGTTTTGTGAGTATAGATAAGCGAGAAGGAATCATAGGAACTCCTGCTTTATTAGCCCCTTTTTTGATGTATAACTCGTGTAATCTGGGCTTTGGAGGTGGTAAAAAGAACCCATCTGGTTCGTTTGGTATATTTTCTTTAGTCCCAAAAACCCCAATTAATTTATCTACTTTATCGTAATATGGTTTTACGTCTTCGTAACCTATTGGCCAGTTATCACCTTTTCCATCAAAATCCTTTCGTTTAAAATCCAGGGGACCAAAGCGAAGAGAAATACGCCCCCAATGGTTGGTTCTTCCACCTAACATCCTTGATCTAAACCAGGCAAATTCTGTATTTGCATTTTGGGTATAGGGCTCCCCTTCTAATTCCCAGCCACCATAGGCCATATCGAAATCTCCAAAAGGCCTTGTAGTAGAAGCTCCTCTACGTGGAGACTCCCAGGGCCACCTAAGTTGGGTGCGCTGTTCTTTGTTAGCAGGATCAAAATCTGGTCCCGCTTCCAGCAATGCTATTTTAAACCCGGCATCAGCAAGTAGTTTGGCCGCCATACCGCCACCAGCACCCGAGCCTACTATGCAGACATCATATTTAGTTGATTGCTTCTTTATTTGAAATGACATTAATTCAATTTATGTGGTTATACCTTCTCCTTCTTCTCCAGTACTCTTCCAGATTTCGATAAAGCTACTGCGTAAGCTCCCAACATAGTAGCATTGTTGGTGCCCAACCTGGAAATACCCACCGGGACTCTTTTATCTTCTACGAATTCAATTTCCCTGGTAGAAAATGGAACTTTAATTTTTTTCATTGCAGTTTTATAAAATGCCTGCTTAGTTTTTTGTTCTTCAAAAGAAAAAGCCTGAGATACTATTCTATTAAACCTGTCTTTGTTCCTATTCTCAATTTTTCCATTAAGATGCTCTAATATTTGTGGCAACAGTAATTTAGAAGAACCTGCTATGCCCCCACCAATAACTACACCTCCATCAATTATATTCATAACATTGGCCAGTGCTTCTGCGGCAACTTTCGCAACACTATCATAAGCCATAACTGCGGCTTCCCTATTTCCATTTTTATCTCCTACGGCAATTTGAAAAATATCTTTTGGGCTTAACTCAAAGCTTTCTTTAGAGTAATCTTTATAGTAGGATTGGATTCCCCTTACACTTACACTTTCTTCGGCAATAATTTTTGGCTCTAAGAGATTTCTCATCAACCAAATTTCTCCCCCCGCAGAATTATCTCCTGCACATATTTCCTGGTTTATAACAACCCCGGCGCCAAAACCGGTTCCTAAAGTAATACCTATTAGATTTTTAAATTCTTTTTTTATTCCGAATTCTTTAAAACCATTATTAACCTCTGGAAGAAAGCCACCAATAGCCTCTCCATAGGTAAAAAGATCTCCGTCATTATTAATATAAGTAGGCAAGTTAAAATAATCCTCCAACATTGGTCCCAAGGCCACGCCCTCTTTAAAAGAGGGGAAGTTTGGAGGGCTTATAATAATCCCTTTTTCGTATTCTGCAGGTCCTGGGAAAGCAAAACTAATAGCCACTGCCTTTTCTGGCAATAAAAGCTTTTTTACTCTTTTGAAACCTTCAATAATATTTTCCAGGCATTTTTCTAAATCTGTTGAGTTGGATGGTAAGGTGATAAGTGGAGTAATTGGTTTTCCTCCTTTTAAAGCGGAAAAAACAAAATTAGTCCCACCTGCATCTAATGTTAAAACTATTCTTTCGTCTTGAAATATTTTCATTTGCAAACTTAGCAGTAAGATTTTCGGTTTTTATAATTTTGTTATTTCAACAAATGCGGCTTTTCCTGGTAAGTTTTCCAAAGAAATTCTCCAAATAGCGTATTGGCCCAGGCAAACCATTCCCGGGAGAAATTTGTGGGATCGTCTTTATGGAAGGTTTCGTGCATAAAGCCAGTATCTCCATGAGTATTTTTAAGTGTATTTATACACCATTTAATTTCTTTATCATCCTTACTGGTTAAACCTTTCATGGTAATAGACATAGGCCAAATCATATCTAGCGCAACGTGGGGGCCACCTATTCCTTCAGCTGCAGTGCCTTCGAAAAAGAAAGGATTGTCTTTAGACCAAATATAATCTCTTGTATTTTGATAAATAGGATCATCTGCAGCTACGGCGCCTAGATAAGGTAATGAAAGGAGACTAGGAACATTAGCATCATCCATTAACAATTGGTTGCCAAAACCATCCACTTCAAAAGCGTAGATCTTACCATATTTTTTATGATCTACAACGGCATACTCATCCAAAGCTTCTTTCACCTCTTTTCTTAACTTCAGGAGTTCATTTGCTTTATCGGTCTCTCCATGGATTTCTGTTAACATTTCTGCAGCTTGCTCCAGGCTAACCACTGCAAAGAAATTTGAAGGAATTAAAAACGAAAACACCGTGGCATCATCACTAGGTCTAAATGCCGAACAAATTAGGCCTACTGGATTAACTGGATAGCCATACCCCTGCAACGCACGGGTATCGGTAGCTTTTGGAGTTTCTCTTTGAAAAGAATATGCGCCTCTATCATCCTTTTTTTGCTGATCTTTAAATACCTTAAGGATAGAATCAATGGCTTTTATCCAATTATCATCGAAAGGGCTGGTATCGCCAGTAGATTTCCAGTAATGGTAACCTAACCTAATAGGATAACATAGGGAATCAATCTCCCATTTACGCTCGTGTACACCAGGCTTCATATCGGTTAAATCGCTAAACCATTCACCTTTCTTTTCAGGATCATCATAAAAAGCATTCGCATACGGATCTTTTAATATATACTGAGTCTGCTGGTTTATAACACCCGCTATAAGCTTTTTAAGTTTTTGATCTTCCTCGACAAAAGTCATATAAGGCCAAACCTGTGCTACACTATCGCGCAGCCACATGGCATCGATATCCCCGGTTATTACATAGGTGTTTGGTTTGCCATTTATTTCTGAATAGGTTACCGTGGTATCTAAAGTATTAGGGAAGCAATTATTAAAAAGCCATCCCAGTTCTTCGTCTTTTACATTTTTCTGAAATTCTGCAATAACCTTTTCAATTATTTTACTTTCGAAATTTCGATCTCCCTTAGGAGTTCTAACCACGGGGAATTTTTTAAAAAAACCGCTTATTTCTGAAGCATTAAGATGAAATGGATCCAACATTGTTAGACCGCCTGCTAATGCAGTATTTTGTATAAATTTTCTACGTTTCATATATTAAAATTTCTGTAGGAATTAATAGTGATAGTTCTAATTCCTTTTGTATATACGCTAATTTTTCTCATTAAATATTATCAGGATTTTCTGCGTAAGCTTCCCATAACTCATCGAGTGTAACACCCGTAAGGTCTTCCCATAATACTTCGGAATAGGTATTTTCCCGCATATTTCTATCCAGAGTTACAACAAGATTCTGATTATAATTATTTGAAATCCAGGCTAAAAACCTGGCGGTTATTCTATAGCTATTTTTATATGATTGATCGGGTGAAAATTCTGGCAGAAACCATTCTGCACCTTCATTATTAACACCATATTTATAACGAACATAATCGGCAATTCCCTCGGTAAGCCACCCCGGACCCGCTTGGTGTGGATAGGATTGTACAATATGCATGGCTTCGTGAGTAATTACATCTAAATCGTTTGGTTTATTTTCCAGCCATTGGGAGCTTATTGTGATTTTACCATTGTTCGCAAAGGCAACCCCGGTATAGGAAGTATCAATTTTAACATAAATGGTATCCTTGGCTTCAGGATTAAAATCTTTTACCATTTTTGGATAAACCTTAAAAAAAGTTTTTACTAAACCGTTCTTTACCTCGCTGTCTAAAAAAGGCGCATCGTTGATAAACATTAGGGTTTTATCTTTTTCCATAAAAACTTCAGGTTGCTGAGCTTGCATTTCGATTACCACAAGGAGGCTAAACAAGGTGATAAGCAGGCATGTATTTTTCATTTTTTAATTTCTTTCAATTCTATTCTAAACTCTTTATTCTCTTTAAAGATTTCTAGAGGAAAAGATTTAGTGTATCACAAGGTTAAGCTTTGTCAATACTTTCAAATAGGTATTAAATTTATATAAGAAAAAAGTGGAGATGTAACTAACTAGGCTAACAAATAAATATGAAAAAACTACTAAAACATGATTGCCTCATCTCCACTATCTCTGTTTTTAAATACTTTATTTTTTAAAACAAATTCCAGTTTAGTCCTTTGATTAGTATTATGGGCCAAATAATAAAATAAGAGGCCAAAATTCTTTATTTTGACCTCTCCTGGCTAATTTAATTTATTCCGGAATTGTTAAAAGGCGCCATTCACTCATCTGGAATAGACCGCCACCATTATTATTTACAACATTAAACCTATAATGGGTATAAGCTGTCTCATTTTCAAAATAGAATTCCCTGGTAAGATTTCTTCCACTGAAGGTTTGGTTAAGTCTTTCGTCTAGAACCTCCCAGTTCTCACCATCATTTGAACCCAGGATTTCCCAGTCGCGTGGATCCCTGTCTGGCGCATCATTTCCTGAGGTTAATTGATAAAAGCTTACGACTTTTTCTTCCTCAAATTGCAGGGTCATCCAAAATGGTTGAACATAATTTGATAAGTACTTTGAATTTAAATCCCCATCTATTAATTTAAGGGAGCCCTCGGCACCTTCAGCACCGCCACTATATTCCCTGTTTACATATATCTCGGCTTCGTCAGTGATATCCAATGGTGCTGAAGCTATAACCTTCAATTGAGCCTCAGCACTTAAACTTTCCTGATCCTGGGATACTATTCTTAAAATAGTCTCTCCGGCATCAACGGCAGTTATAGTTACTGATTTATCTTCGTTCATTATAAGATCAGCAACACTGGGATCGTCAATTTCCCATACATAATCCCTTGCCGGAAAAATATTAGGCACAAATCTCGGATTTATATCCTCGGTTTCCCCTGAAATCAGAAGTATGTCGGTATTATCTAAAGTAACCCCGGTTTCCACTAAATCTGGAAAATCTCTACGTCCTTCACAAGAAAAAAGTGCTACAATAAATGTAGAGAGGACGATACTTTTAAAATTAAAAATTTTTGTGTTCATATTATATTTTTTTTTTAGTAACCTGGATTTTGTTCTAAATTAGGATTGGTTTGCACCTGTCTTAAAGGAATAGGGTATAACGTTCTATAATCTTCACTCGGTTCGTGATCCCACCATGTTCCCGTGGTAAACTCACCAAATCTTATAAGATCTGTACGACGTTTACCTTCAAAAATAAATTCACGACCTCTTTCTTCCAGTAGCTCATCTAAGGTTAAAGTAGCCGTGGTATAAGAAGCCTCAGTCCAGTCTTCATCATTAAAATAACGACTCTTACTTTCGTTAATAAGATCTACCGCTTCAGCGGTTGCACTTCCCCCATTTAGTCGCATTAAAGCTTCAGCTTTGTTAAAATACATTTCTGTAAGCCTGTAAATCACGAAATCATTTTCTAAATAATTCTCGTCGGTTTGTGTTCCCGAACGGTATTTGTGAAAACGCGCACCACTGTTCTCTTCTCCATCTGTCATACTTCCTTCTCCTGTTTGGCCTTCGGTGTTTCTTCTAATATTATTTACATAAACCAAAGGCTGTCCATTATACTCTTCTGACCCTAGAATTGGCTGATCTGTACCGAATCGAAATTGAGGTCCAAATAAAAACCACTCTTGTTTCCTAATATCGCTCTCACTGTATTCATCAAAAGCAGAAGGGATTACAACAAAAGCATTCCATCCCGAATAATTTACATCCAAGGCAGGTGCCATATTTGAGAATCCGGAGTAAAAAGCCCGCCAATCATAACCAAATCCATTTTCTCTACTAAAAGGGAACTGGAAAATATTCTCTGGTGAAAGTTCATTTTGATTACTATAAGGACCTAATGGATCTTGGTCTAATGCCATATTACCCATTAGAGAACCTCCCTCTCCATCAATAACTTTGTCTGCATATTCAATGCTTTCCTGCCATCTAGCTTCACCACTCCAAACTTCAGCATTAAGATAAAGCTCAGATAACATTGCATAGCCTACAGCTTTTGAAACTCTTCCTAACAAGGATTGAGAAAGAGGTTGAAGACTTTCAACGTTTTCTAATAATTCGCTTTCTACAAATGCAAATATTTCTTCTCTTGATACCGTTGCAGGGTTTTGCGGCTCACCTACCTGAGTAACGAGTGGAATGTTCCCAAAAAGATCCATCAATTTCATATAATGGTATGCTCTTAACACCCTTGATTCTGCCACCAGAGATTCCAATCTTTCAGGTGATACATTCGCAGATTCTGGATCGATATTTTCAATATCGGTTATAGCCGCATTAACATATCCTACTCCGGTCCACATTAAACTCCAAGTATTGGCCAATCTACCTTCTTGAGTGGTCCAGGTGTGGTAATGTTGCCTTATATGATCTCCACCATCAAATCCATGGGGACCTTTTTGCGGCCAGGCTACCTGATCAGCTGATAATTCATTATGATAATAATAGCCATTTTGTCCAGACCAGGACAACCAGGCTTGCATGTGGGTGAAAGGCCGCAACGTAGCCTGAATAATTTCTAATTCATTATTGTAGAAATTTGATTCCTCTAGTTCAGAATATGGACTTTCATCCAAATCCATGCAGCCGAAGAAACTAAATACTATCGCGAAACAGGCTAAATTCTTTATATTTAATAAATTCTTCATTTCTTGTGTTGTTTAAAATTTAACATTCATACCAGCAGTAATCGTAGTGGTTCTAGGGTAGAAATTTCTATCATCTACTCCAGGATAAAGCCCTGTATCCTGTACTTCAGGATCTCTACCCGTATATCCAGTAATTACAGCAAGGTTTCGTGCGTTGACATATACCCTAAGGGCACTGAAAGGACTATTTTTTCCAAATTTGAAATTATAGCCTAGAGTTACATTATCCAGCTTTACGAAATCTCCACTTTCTAAATAATAATCTGAATATTGAGGCTGCTCACTTATATGGCTATACTGGTCTAAAGCGGAAGTCAAAACATTTCCTCCAATATTTGGGTTTCCATAGAACAAGTCTACTGTGTTTAAGATATCATAATCAAATTTTCCTCGTAAAAATACAGTTAGATCAAAGTTCTTATAGCGAAATGTATTGGTTAAGGATGCATTGTACTTCGGCATTCCGTTTCCTATAATGGCATTATCATCTCGTGGACTAATCTCACTGGCTGGCACAACAGAACCATCGGCCTTATAAAAAAGCCATTGACCATCTTGCGTAAACCCGGCAAAACGTTTCCCGTAGAAATCACCAATTGGTCCTCCTTCGGTATTTCTAATTGCATCTCCTAAATTCCCTGGATTTCCAATATTTCCTCCGAAAATTTCACTTGCAATGAACTGATCATTAGAAAGGGTAGTTAGTTCATTTTCCTGATAACTACCAGCCATATCAATAGTCCAGCTAAAATCTTCAGAATTAATAGCTTTAAAAGACATTCCTAATTCTACACCCTTATTGGTTATAGTACCAACATTGGTATATATTGTACGTTGAACAAAAGGTGGCTGAGGAACTTCATAACTTAAAAGTAAATCTTCGGTACGGCGATTATAAACATCTAAAGCACCGGTTAATCTGTTATTAAATAGTCCAAAATCCAATCCAACGTTCCATTCCTTTTTTCTTTCCCACCTTAAATTAGGATTGGGATTCTTATTAGCTCCATAAGTTTGATAAAAAGTTGGAATATATTGTCCATCGGCATTAGGAGAATCAGGATAGATAGGGTAACGACCTCCGGTTCCTAACGTCACCAAAGATTGATAATTTGGAATCCCCTGGTTTCCCGTTATACCGTAATCCGCCCTTATTTTAAGGCTTGAAATAAAATCAGCATTTTGCATAAACTGTTCATCTGAGATTAACCAGGCAGCAGAAATGGCAGGAAAATTACCCCATTTATTATTAGCACCAAATTTAGAAGACCCTTCCCGACGCATCGATGCCTGTAGGAAATAACGGTCCTTAAAAGAATAATTTACCCTGGAAAAAAAAGCAATCAGAGTATTATCGTTTTTAAAACTATTCAAACTTGGGCGAGGCAAATCGGTATCAATAATTGCGTTCCCAGCACCAAAATTCCAGTCTAAAAATGCATCAGTAGTAAAACCACTGTTATTCATATCAAAAGTCTCTAATGTTGTATATTGGTAACTATACCCTCCTAACAGGTCAAAGGCATGATCTCCTATTTCCCTTTCAAAAGTCAAAGTAGGCTCAAAGGTAGTGGTGTGATCCAGAAGATTTGATTTATAAGCATATCCAGTTCCTAAGTACTGACTTCCATCATTATATTGGTTCCAATCCTGTATTGACCTATACTGTCTGTCATTCCAGGTATTACGTTGGTAAGATCCAAAAGCGGCCACTATTAATCCTTCTGTAATTTCAAAGGAAGCTTTAGCATCACCGGAAAAAGTTTGTTGCTGTCGCTTATTAAACCTGTTTTCATATTCGGAAAAGGGGTTATAGCCTCTTTGTGGTTGATAAAAACCGAACCTACCTTCGTTATACAAATCGGTTCCTTGGTCCACAGAATAAGGAGCATATATAGGTGCAGTAGGATTCCAATCGGTTACAATACCAAATTGACCTCCTCCTAATAAATTAGCATTATTAAAGTTGGTTACAATGCTAGACTGAAAATTTAATCGATCATCAAAAGCAGATTGATTAAAGCTAGCCCTAACCCCAAATTCTTCTCTTTCATTTTCTAACGCAATTCCCTCAAGATTCCTATAGTATAATGAGACTCTGTAATTGCTATTTTCTCCTCCACCTGAAGCAACAAAATTATGATATTGACTAAGATTTGCTTCATTAACTAGTTCGTCAAATATATCTGTAGAATATCCGAAATCATTTGAAGAAAAAACGCCATCTTCCATAGCCTGCCTATACTGTGCTGCAGATAAAAAATTTGGTTTAGCGTTCACAAAATCTCGAGATAAAAATGTAGAATAATCAAAGCTGGTTACTCCTGCCTTACCCTTTTTGGTAGTAATTAATATTACTCCATTATTTCCTCGGGTTCCATAAATTGCTGAAGCTGCACCACTTTTAAGTACATCAAAAGACTCAATATCATTTTGCTGTACAAGATCTAAATTACCTCCAGGAATTCCATCTATAACAATTAAAGGTTCCGTATTACCTGTAATTGAGGTTACTCCCCTAAGCTGAATTGAAGTACCCCCGTTCGGATTATTTCCTGCAGGCCTAGTAATGGATAAACCAGGCACTTTACCCTGAATAAGAGAAAGAGCATTCGGCACCACCCCCTGGTTGAAATCATCTTCAGTTACTTTAGTAATAGAAGTGGTCACAGACCGTCTATTCTGTGTACCGTAACCTACAAGTACTACCTCATCCAGTGATTCCTGACCCTGTTCCATTTGCAGATTAATCGTGGACTGCCCATCCACAGGTTGCTCTACAGTTTCCATTCCAACAAACGAGAAAACCAAAACCGCGTCTTGGTCTCCTAATGTAATAGAGTAATTCCCATCAAAATCGGTTTGAGCACCATTGTTCGTTCCCTTCTCCTGGACGGTAACACCTGGCAACGGCAAGCCATTAGAATCGGTAACTGTTCCAGTTACTGTATTTTGATTCTGTGCATAAGGATATGCCTCGTTAATCTGAAATACCATCAATAAGAAAAACAAACAATATTTGAAATTCTTTTGAAGGCAAATAGACCGTAAAAAAAGGCTAGTCTTTTTTTCCATATTAGATTTAAATTTTAGTTAGTATTTAACATTAAATTAGTAAAGCTAATATACTAAATCGGTTTAGTTAAAAAAACTTTAATGCTTAAATTAATAATTTTAACATAAAAATATGCCTTTTAATTTGTCTTGAATTGCGGAGATAGGGAAAAAGGAGTGCTTTCTTTATTGATATTCCTTATTAGATTAGGTTCGGTGCTCATTTCAAAATTCAAATTTCCTCCCTTGCTAATTTGATCGTAAGAAAGATAATTTTTAAGGAACTCATCCCCATTTAAAGTTGCTGATTGTATAAAGACGTTCTCCTTATCATTATCCTTTGCATTTATAATAAACGTATTCCCGTTTTCTAGATTAATAGTAGCTTTTTTAAACACAGGACTTCCAATCACATACTGGTCTGTACCAGGTGTAACACTATAAAAACCAAGGGCGCTAAGGACGAACCACGAAGAAGTCTGGCCCTGGTCCTCATCACCGGGATATCCGTTTTCACTAGAATTATATAATTTTTCCATAACCTCTCTAACTCTATACTGGGCTTTCCAGGGTTGACCCGCATAATTATAAAAATAAATCATATGTTGGATTGGTTGATTACCGTGGGCATATTGTCCCATGTTGGCCATTTGCATTTCTGTCATTTCGTGAATTTTCCCTCCATATGTTCCCACGTTGACTTTACCGGAAACATTGAATACAGAATCCATCTTAGCGGTAAAAGGTTCATTCCCCCCCAATAGGTTAATAAGTCCTTGTGGATCCTGGAAAACAGACCATAGGTAATGCCACGCGTTTCCCTCGGTGAAAGGTCCTCCCCATTCATAGGCATCAAAATCTTTAACCCATTGGCCGTTCTTCTTTCTACCACGCATAAAACCAGATTTTTCATCATAAACATTTTTATAATTATACATGTGCCTGGAAAATATTTCCTCATAAAATTTATTACCGGAATCCTTGGCAAGCTTATAGGCACAAAAATCATCGTAGGCATATTCAAGAGTTTTCGCTGTTGCTTCTTTCACTTCAGGATAAGGAACATATCCGATTGTAAAATATTCTTTCCATCCATCACGTCCGTTAGCCGGACCCCAGGGACCTTTATTTGTCACCTCATGAAAATATGCTTCCAGGGCTTTTTCTGGATTAAAGGTTCGGATCCCTTTTGCCCAGGCATCGGCAAGTAAAGAAATCGCATGATTACCCACCATGCTTCCAGCCTCACTAGGAAAAGACCATGATGGCAACCACCCGCATTGGTCATAAGCATCTAATAAGGCAGCAACATAGCGGCCGTGCATCTTTGGAGAAAGAATTGCATTTAAAGGAAATTGTCCTCTAAATGTATCCCAAAAACCTGTATCGGTGAACATATACCCCTTATGAATCCCCCCATCATAAGGACTATAATAATATGGATCACCATGTTCATCAATTTCATAAAACTTCCTTGAAAAAAGACTTGCCCTAAAAAAACAGGAATAAAACGTTTTGATCTGTTCCTCGGTTCCGCCTTCTACCAAAATTTTTCCTAACTGTTTATTCCATATTCTGGCACCTCGCACTTTTGTTTCCTCAAGGTCTTGATCTTTCCCAAGCTCAGCGACCAAAGTTGTGAGAGCTTGTT contains the following coding sequences:
- a CDS encoding SusC/RagA family TonB-linked outer membrane protein, with the protein product MEKKTSLFLRSICLQKNFKYCLFFLLMVFQINEAYPYAQNQNTVTGTVTDSNGLPLPGVTVQEKGTNNGAQTDFDGNYSITLGDQDAVLVFSFVGMETVEQPVDGQSTINLQMEQGQESLDEVVLVGYGTQNRRSVTTSITKVTEDDFNQGVVPNALSLIQGKVPGLSITRPAGNNPNGGTSIQLRGVTSITGNTEPLIVIDGIPGGNLDLVQQNDIESFDVLKSGAASAIYGTRGNNGVILITTKKGKAGVTSFDYSTFLSRDFVNAKPNFLSAAQYRQAMEDGVFSSNDFGYSTDIFDELVNEANLSQYHNFVASGGGENSNYRVSLYYRNLEGIALENEREEFGVRASFNQSAFDDRLNFQSSIVTNFNNANLLGGGQFGIVTDWNPTAPIYAPYSVDQGTDLYNEGRFGFYQPQRGYNPFSEYENRFNKRQQQTFSGDAKASFEITEGLIVAAFGSYQRNTWNDRQYRSIQDWNQYNDGSQYLGTGYAYKSNLLDHTTTFEPTLTFEREIGDHAFDLLGGYSYQYTTLETFDMNNSGFTTDAFLDWNFGAGNAIIDTDLPRPSLNSFKNDNTLIAFFSRVNYSFKDRYFLQASMRREGSSKFGANNKWGNFPAISAAWLISDEQFMQNADFISSLKIRADYGITGNQGIPNYQSLVTLGTGGRYPIYPDSPNADGQYIPTFYQTYGANKNPNPNLRWERKKEWNVGLDFGLFNNRLTGALDVYNRRTEDLLLSYEVPQPPFVQRTIYTNVGTITNKGVELGMSFKAINSEDFSWTIDMAGSYQENELTTLSNDQFIASEIFGGNIGNPGNLGDAIRNTEGGPIGDFYGKRFAGFTQDGQWLFYKADGSVVPASEISPRDDNAIIGNGMPKYNASLTNTFRYKNFDLTVFLRGKFDYDILNTVDLFYGNPNIGGNVLTSALDQYSHISEQPQYSDYYLESGDFVKLDNVTLGYNFKFGKNSPFSALRVYVNARNLAVITGYTGRDPEVQDTGLYPGVDDRNFYPRTTTITAGMNVKF
- a CDS encoding GH92 family glycosyl hydrolase, producing the protein MKLRALLFIHLLGIVASQAQNSHPERDLVQYVNTLQGTNSKFELTRGNTYPTTALPFGMNTWTPQTGRNGDGWKYQYFKDEIRGFQQAHQCSSWTNDYAVFSLMPVSGKLKLMEDERATEFSHANEVAKPNYYMVTLENGIKTEIAPSERGAHLRFEFPKGKSSFLVLDGYTGLSRVKIDKEKRRITGFVKNGRGMERFEDFRNYFVIQFDKPFKTFGTWENRDGKKWDGQTRGEGEGIGAFLEFDKGSRVQAKVASSYISNEQALTTLVAELGKDQDLEETKVRGARIWNKQLGKILVEGGTEEQIKTFYSCFFRASLFSRKFYEIDEHGDPYYYSPYDGGIHKGYMFTDTGFWDTFRGQFPLNAILSPKMHGRYVAALLDAYDQCGWLPSWSFPSEAGSMVGNHAISLLADAWAKGIRTFNPEKALEAYFHEVTNKGPWGPANGRDGWKEYFTIGYVPYPEVKEATAKTLEYAYDDFCAYKLAKDSGNKFYEEIFSRHMYNYKNVYDEKSGFMRGRKKNGQWVKDFDAYEWGGPFTEGNAWHYLWSVFQDPQGLINLLGGNEPFTAKMDSVFNVSGKVNVGTYGGKIHEMTEMQMANMGQYAHGNQPIQHMIYFYNYAGQPWKAQYRVREVMEKLYNSSENGYPGDEDQGQTSSWFVLSALGFYSVTPGTDQYVIGSPVFKKATINLENGNTFIINAKDNDKENVFIQSATLNGDEFLKNYLSYDQISKGGNLNFEMSTEPNLIRNINKESTPFSLSPQFKTN